One segment of Thermodesulfovibrio sp. 3907-1M DNA contains the following:
- a CDS encoding acylphosphatase: MKRAHLFISGRVQGVFYRAFTQEVAHSLKLNGWVRNLRDGRVEAVFEGDENAISYAIQRCKEGPPHARVDNIEIVWEEPEGLKGFEIRRTA, translated from the coding sequence ATGAAAAGAGCTCATCTCTTTATAAGCGGAAGAGTTCAGGGAGTATTTTACAGAGCATTCACACAGGAAGTTGCTCACTCTTTAAAATTAAATGGATGGGTGAGAAATTTAAGAGACGGAAGAGTTGAGGCAGTGTTTGAAGGTGATGAAAATGCGATCTCTTATGCCATTCAAAGATGCAAGGAAGGACCACCTCATGCAAGGGTTGACAATATTGAGATAGTATGGGAAGAACCTGAAGGATTGAAGGGATTTGAAATAAGAAGAACAGCTTGA
- a CDS encoding Gfo/Idh/MocA family oxidoreductase: MKFKVAVIGAGYFGQRHIKMLTQMPDVEIVGIVDKDLEKAKEVAQQYKLKYYVDYADLLKLTPVFFVVTPTITHFDIGMDLIKHGKAIFIEKPLTERPAFAEMLLDEAKKRDVIIQAGLIERYNPVVQTLFAYLKEPLFIQTKRVSPFLGRATDTDVTYDLMIHDLDLIWMMLKKSGDFELRDLKVFTQSIITSRIDYASVWMEFETQKGIIKAHLTASRVSSEFCREISVVQQNSVVYADLINKKLREVDKDGKINEIPVKNVDSHPLYEEIRDFLNSVKQRKPSQQAASPQEIIEVLKIIDKINEGRQDETIY; encoded by the coding sequence ATGAAATTTAAGGTAGCAGTGATAGGTGCTGGATATTTTGGGCAAAGACATATAAAAATGCTTACTCAAATGCCTGATGTAGAAATTGTTGGTATTGTGGATAAAGATTTAGAAAAAGCTAAAGAAGTTGCACAGCAGTATAAATTGAAATATTATGTGGATTATGCGGATTTGTTGAAACTTACTCCTGTTTTCTTTGTTGTAACACCAACAATAACTCATTTTGATATAGGAATGGATTTAATAAAACATGGTAAAGCAATTTTTATAGAAAAGCCTTTAACTGAAAGACCTGCCTTTGCAGAGATGCTTCTTGATGAGGCAAAAAAAAGAGATGTAATAATTCAGGCTGGATTGATAGAAAGATATAATCCTGTGGTGCAAACTCTCTTTGCATATTTAAAAGAGCCTCTTTTTATTCAAACAAAAAGAGTATCTCCCTTTCTTGGAAGGGCAACTGATACAGATGTTACTTATGATCTTATGATACATGACCTTGATTTAATATGGATGATGCTTAAAAAATCTGGAGATTTTGAATTGAGAGATCTAAAAGTGTTCACACAAAGCATTATCACTTCAAGAATTGATTATGCCTCTGTCTGGATGGAGTTTGAGACGCAGAAAGGAATTATTAAAGCTCATCTTACAGCAAGTAGAGTTTCCTCGGAGTTTTGCAGAGAAATCTCTGTTGTGCAACAAAACAGTGTAGTTTATGCTGATTTGATAAATAAAAAATTAAGAGAAGTTGATAAAGATGGTAAGATTAATGAAATTCCTGTAAAGAATGTAGACAGTCATCCTCTGTATGAGGAAATAAGAGATTTTTTAAACTCAGTAAAACAGAGAAAGCCTTCTCAACAGGCAGCATCTCCGCAGGAAATAATTGAAGTGCTGAAAATAATAGATAAAATAAACGAAGGGAGACAGGATGAAACCATTTATTGA
- a CDS encoding M48 family metalloprotease — MKKRFFKFFILFLPFLVFACIQEIDPLSGKKVYTLLSTDQEISIGHQIIPSAINENDGLYPDREVQSYIREIGEKIASVTPRKVDYRFYVVNSSEVNAFALHGGPVFITRGILLKMDKESELAGVLAHELGHINARHHARFLEKTYGMNILLNILGIALHETKYAGAIMSLAEVSSGLLQLKFSREQENEADSLGVRFSYHAGYDPEGLISMFNKFKAMERVGTVEWLSTHPLPDTRIKNVHEIISRQYPDSYRLRQDSESFHRIQSILKSTKESYDYVERAKKYIKSRNYSEALSLLDKAISLYGSNQAYTYRAVVNLNLKRYSDAINDANRAIKLDSLYFYPLLIKGVALMQTGRLNESINTLEKAKKLVSENPDTYYYLGVDYQAVGNRAKAVENLSTALQLTDGKRGWEADAQRRLRVLRGY, encoded by the coding sequence ATGAAGAAGAGATTTTTTAAGTTTTTTATTCTCTTTTTACCTTTTTTAGTTTTTGCCTGTATTCAGGAGATAGATCCTCTTTCTGGTAAGAAAGTTTATACCCTGCTTTCTACTGACCAGGAGATATCCATTGGACATCAGATCATTCCCTCTGCAATAAATGAAAATGATGGTTTATATCCTGACAGAGAAGTTCAGAGCTATATAAGAGAGATTGGAGAAAAGATTGCCTCAGTTACACCAAGAAAAGTTGACTACCGTTTTTATGTTGTAAACTCTTCTGAGGTAAATGCCTTTGCCCTGCATGGAGGACCTGTTTTTATAACAAGAGGGATTTTACTTAAAATGGATAAAGAAAGTGAGCTCGCAGGAGTTCTTGCCCATGAACTTGGACACATCAATGCAAGACATCATGCCAGATTTCTTGAAAAAACTTATGGAATGAATATACTTTTAAACATTCTTGGTATAGCATTGCATGAAACTAAATATGCTGGTGCAATAATGAGCCTTGCTGAGGTTTCATCAGGACTTCTTCAGCTCAAATTTAGCAGGGAGCAGGAAAATGAAGCAGACTCACTTGGAGTAAGATTCAGTTATCATGCTGGATATGATCCAGAAGGTCTTATAAGTATGTTTAACAAGTTTAAAGCAATGGAAAGAGTTGGAACCGTGGAATGGCTTAGCACCCATCCTCTGCCTGACACAAGAATAAAAAATGTTCACGAAATAATTTCAAGACAGTATCCTGATTCTTATAGACTGAGGCAAGACAGTGAGAGTTTTCACAGGATTCAATCAATTCTTAAATCTACTAAAGAATCCTATGATTATGTTGAAAGAGCAAAGAAATACATAAAATCCCGTAATTACTCAGAGGCTTTAAGTCTCCTTGATAAAGCAATATCTCTTTATGGAAGCAATCAGGCATACACTTACAGAGCAGTTGTGAATTTAAACTTAAAAAGATACTCTGACGCAATAAACGATGCCAATAGAGCTATAAAACTTGACAGTCTTTATTTCTATCCATTGCTCATAAAAGGAGTTGCTCTGATGCAGACAGGAAGATTGAATGAAAGCATAAATACTCTTGAAAAAGCAAAGAAATTGGTCAGTGAGAATCCAGATACTTATTACTATCTCGGTGTTGATTATCAGGCAGTGGGAAATAGAGCTAAAGCTGTAGAAAATCTCTCCACAGCACTGCAGCTTACTGATGGGAAGCGTGGCTGGGAGGCAGATGCACAGAGACGATTGAGAGTTTTAAGAGGATATTAA
- a CDS encoding bifunctional precorrin-2 dehydrogenase/sirohydrochlorin ferrochelatase, which yields MAKLFPAFIDIKGKKCVVVGGGRVAERKIKTLLHYGARITLISPEINKNIRKIVEKGQIEYIKKQFSKEDIEDALLVVAATSDEKLNTQIAKNAKFLVNCVTATAVSEINGLLYNVPAIFNKADLTIAISTDFPALSKLLREEISKSYGKEFALYLRYLKRLRKEIQKKIPETKKRQQLFRKIASKEVVSILKQYGFKKAKQEVEKILNEI from the coding sequence ATGGCTAAGCTTTTTCCAGCTTTTATTGACATAAAAGGTAAAAAGTGTGTTGTAGTGGGTGGTGGAAGGGTTGCTGAAAGAAAGATAAAAACACTGCTTCATTATGGAGCCAGAATAACATTAATAAGTCCTGAGATTAATAAGAATATCAGAAAAATCGTTGAAAAAGGTCAGATAGAATATATAAAAAAACAATTCAGTAAAGAAGACATTGAGGATGCGCTTTTAGTTGTGGCTGCTACATCAGATGAGAAACTTAATACGCAGATAGCAAAGAATGCTAAGTTTTTGGTAAACTGTGTTACTGCTACAGCTGTCTCAGAAATTAACGGTTTGTTGTATAATGTTCCAGCGATTTTTAACAAAGCAGATTTAACCATAGCTATTTCCACTGATTTTCCTGCATTGAGTAAACTCCTCAGGGAGGAAATCTCAAAATCATATGGCAAAGAATTTGCATTATATTTGAGATATCTTAAAAGGCTTAGAAAAGAAATTCAGAAAAAAATCCCTGAAACTAAAAAAAGACAGCAACTTTTTAGAAAGATTGCTTCAAAGGAAGTTGTGTCAATTTTGAAACAGTATGGTTTTAAAAAAGCAAAACAGGAGGTTGAAAAAATCCTGAATGAAATTTAA
- a CDS encoding outer membrane protein assembly factor BamD translates to MKTLTKLFVFIVIFSLLLSCGGKEAVKKEEFDPVVYLKKADELISKKEYEEARKLLLEIKNRESAKEYAPLAQLKIADSYLKEDEPELAITEYRRFLELYPESTYAPYAQYSIGMAYFRQIEGPEKGAGTAQKALNEFLKLEKMYPRHPYGEILPLRIQKCRNIIAEGELLIGKFYYKKGSYKAAIGRFEGILKNYPDFKNLDETLYLLADSYKNLNMIDLAKQYVQLLKEKFPDSHFAKKAEGLKIQ, encoded by the coding sequence ATGAAAACACTCACTAAATTATTTGTTTTTATTGTTATTTTTTCTTTACTCCTTAGCTGTGGTGGGAAAGAAGCTGTTAAAAAAGAAGAGTTTGATCCTGTGGTTTATCTTAAGAAAGCCGATGAACTTATAAGTAAAAAAGAGTATGAAGAGGCAAGAAAACTTCTTCTTGAGATAAAAAATAGAGAATCAGCTAAGGAGTATGCTCCACTTGCTCAACTCAAGATAGCTGATTCGTATTTAAAGGAAGATGAACCTGAGCTTGCAATTACTGAATACAGAAGATTCTTGGAACTTTACCCTGAATCCACCTATGCTCCCTACGCTCAATACAGCATCGGAATGGCATATTTCAGACAGATAGAAGGTCCTGAAAAAGGAGCAGGCACTGCTCAAAAAGCACTGAATGAATTTTTAAAGCTTGAAAAGATGTATCCAAGACATCCTTATGGAGAAATTCTTCCTTTGAGAATTCAGAAATGCAGGAACATTATTGCAGAGGGCGAGCTTTTAATCGGTAAATTTTATTACAAAAAAGGCTCTTATAAAGCTGCTATTGGAAGATTTGAGGGAATCTTGAAAAACTATCCAGATTTTAAAAATCTTGATGAAACCCTTTATTTACTTGCAGATTCATATAAAAATCTTAATATGATAGATCTGGCAAAGCAGTATGTCCAGCTTTTAAAGGAAAAATTTCCAGACAGCCATTTTGCAAAAAAAGCAGAAGGACTTAAAATTCAATAG
- a CDS encoding molybdenum cofactor biosynthesis protein MoaE, which produces MIENWISEIKRHPESSSIGMILIHNGIVRATSKCGKLVKGMRLSYNAQKLNVIIEEIKKRQGIVEVKVWINEGELKIGDDIMKVLVAGRLRTDVFPALQELVSKIKNEVVYEEEIF; this is translated from the coding sequence ATGATTGAGAACTGGATTAGTGAAATAAAAAGACATCCTGAGAGCAGTTCCATAGGAATGATTCTTATCCATAATGGAATTGTAAGGGCAACTTCCAAGTGTGGAAAGCTTGTGAAGGGTATGCGTCTTTCTTATAATGCTCAAAAATTAAATGTAATCATTGAAGAGATTAAAAAGCGACAAGGAATTGTAGAAGTTAAGGTCTGGATAAATGAGGGAGAATTAAAAATTGGGGATGATATAATGAAGGTGCTCGTGGCAGGCAGGCTTCGCACTGATGTTTTCCCTGCGTTACAGGAGCTTGTAAGCAAAATAAAAAACGAAGTTGTCTATGAAGAAGAGATTTTTTAA